In the Geobacter sp. FeAm09 genome, one interval contains:
- a CDS encoding response regulator — protein MGSETTGNIFVVDDDRFVLESVSTLLDEYGFTVQAFANGHEAVKQFVTRPVDLVLTDINMPHMDGIELLEKIRFLDRETPVVLMTAYADLDTAVKAIQKGAFDFIIKPYSPPYLIHTVEKGVHYKHLTQIEKNYKRELEITVEKRTSELAEALRRLTKMSREIIERLTAAAELRDEDTGLHILRIGLYAKKLATALDMPDSFVEQIHIASAMHDVGKIGIPDSILLKPGTLTPAEFETIKQHTVIGERILKGSAHSMLQMGATIAASHHERWDGGGYPYGLRGEAIPIAGRITMMADQYDALRSERVYKGAFDHATACDIILNGDGRTMPEHFDPRILATFDRIKDEFAEVFEASQSQEAASCGEGTCRPALTLDV, from the coding sequence ATGGGGAGTGAAACAACCGGGAACATCTTCGTGGTTGACGACGACCGTTTCGTGCTGGAGAGCGTTTCAACACTGCTCGACGAATATGGTTTTACGGTCCAGGCCTTTGCCAATGGCCACGAGGCGGTCAAGCAGTTCGTGACCAGGCCGGTGGACCTGGTCCTGACCGATATCAACATGCCCCATATGGACGGCATCGAACTTCTGGAGAAGATCCGCTTTCTGGACCGGGAGACGCCGGTGGTGCTCATGACCGCTTACGCGGACCTGGATACGGCCGTCAAGGCCATCCAGAAAGGGGCTTTCGACTTCATCATCAAGCCGTACAGCCCCCCGTATCTGATCCACACGGTGGAGAAGGGGGTCCACTACAAGCATCTGACCCAGATCGAAAAGAACTACAAGCGGGAGTTGGAGATCACGGTGGAGAAGCGGACCTCGGAACTGGCCGAGGCGTTGCGCAGGTTGACCAAGATGAGCCGCGAGATCATCGAGCGGCTCACCGCGGCGGCCGAATTGCGGGACGAGGATACGGGGCTGCACATCCTGCGCATCGGCCTGTATGCCAAAAAACTGGCGACCGCCCTGGACATGCCGGATAGTTTTGTCGAGCAAATCCATATCGCCAGCGCCATGCACGACGTTGGCAAGATCGGCATCCCCGATTCGATCCTGCTCAAACCGGGAACGCTCACGCCCGCCGAATTCGAGACCATCAAGCAGCATACGGTCATCGGCGAGAGGATTCTGAAAGGTTCGGCCCACAGCATGCTTCAGATGGGGGCGACCATCGCGGCCAGCCACCACGAGCGCTGGGACGGCGGCGGCTATCCCTACGGCCTGCGGGGCGAGGCCATCCCCATTGCCGGGCGGATCACCATGATGGCCGACCAGTATGACGCCTTGCGGAGCGAGCGGGTCTACAAGGGGGCCTTCGATCACGCCACGGCGTGCGACATCATCCTGAACGGCGACGGCAGGACCATGCCGGAGCATTTCGATCCCCGCATCCTGGCCACGTTCGACAGGATCAAGGATGAGTTCGCGGAGGTCTTCGAGGCGAGCCAATCCCAGGAAGCGGCATCCTGCGGAGAGGGGACGTGCCGGCCGGCCCTCACCCTCGACGTCTGA